The genomic DNA AGAACAGCATCAGATTTTCTAAATACAAATCTCTCAGTTTGAAACCGATAACTTATTAAATCAGCTATGGATATTAATTTCATTCCCCACTGTTTTGCATATTCTTTAAGTTGTGGAAGTCTTGACATGGAACCGTCAGGATTTTGTATTTCACAAATAACTCCAGCGGGATAAAGACCTGACATTGCAGCAATATCAACTGCCGCTTCAGTATGACCTGCCCTTTTTAATACACCACCTTTTTTGGCTCTTAATGGAAAAATATGTCCTGGCCTCCTTAAATCATCAGGTTTTGTATTAGGGTTTATTGCAACTTGAATAGTTTTTGCCCTATCTTCAGCGGAAATTCCAGTAGTAACATTATTTTCTGGTCCAGCATCAATTGATATAGTAAAAGCTGTTTGATTTTCATCTGTATTTCTATCTACCATCAATGGTAAATCTAAAGAGTCAAGTTTTTCACCCTGCATAGCCAAGCATATAAGGCCACGTCCCTCGGTCGCCATAAAATTAATTTGCTGTGGAGTTGCAAACTGTGCAGCACAAATTAAATCCCCTTCATTTTCTCTTCTTTCATCATCTACAACAATTATGCACTCACCATTTCTTATAGCTGCCAAGGCATCACTGATAGGATCAAATTCAATTTTAAAAGAATCATTTATATCCAAAATTGTTCCATTATTTGATTTGGGACTTGTTTCTTTCATTATTCCTATCAATATAGAAAAATAGTGTTTTAGTTACCTTAAATTCAACACTTTATAATCCTATCTCAAAGTCTGCCAATTCAAAGAAATGAATGTTGCAATAGTAGGTGCTACTGGTTACGGCGGTATTCAAGCGGTAAATCTTTTAAAGAAAAATAAAAAATACAAAATTACGTTTTTAGGAGGTAATAAAACATCTGGATCAAAGTGGAATGATAATTTCCCTTTTATTTATCTTGATAATGATCCTCATATAGAAGAAATTTCAGTAGATAATATTTCAAAAAATGCAGATATTGCTTTGCTTTGCTTACCAAGTGGCCTATCTTCAACATTGACAAGGAAATTATTAGATAGAGGAGTTAAAGTTATTGATTTATCAGCTGATTACAGATATAAGTCCTTAGATGAATGGAAAAAAGTATATACAAAAGAAGCTGCTATTTATAAAAGAAATGATGATGATTTATGTAAAGAAGCAGTCTACGGTCTTCCTGAAATAAATAAAGAATCTATTTCAAAAGGAAGGTTAATTGCATGTCCAGGATGTTATCCAACATCTGCTCTTATTCCATTAGTTCCTTACCTATCGCAAGGAATTATAGATAATGAAGGTATAGTTATTGATTCTAAAAGCGGAACCTCGGGAGGAGGCAGAGAACCAAATCAAAAGCTACTCTTATCAGAATGTGGAGAGGGTCTATCTGCATATGGATTGATAAACCATAGACATACCTCAGAGATCGAGCAGCTAGCATCTTTAGTTTCTGGAAATAAAATTGAAGTGCTATTTACACCTCATTTGGTTCCAATTACAAGGGGTATGCATTCGACTATATATGGGAGATTAAGAGATCCTGGTTTAACTTCTGATGATTGCAGAATTCTTTTGGATAATTATTATAGAAATTTTAAAAATATTAAGGTTTTACCTGTAGATACATACCCTTCAACAAAATGGGTTAAAAATACAAACAAAATTTTTCTTTCTGTTAAAGTAGATATTCGAAATGGAAGAATTATTATTTTATCTGTGATTGATAATCTGTTAAAGGGACAGACTGGGCAAGCAATTCAAAATTTAAATATTATGAGTGGATTTTCAATGGATGACGGTCTTGATTTAACTAATAATTTTCCATAGAATTACTCCTTATCAAAAAACCAGCATGAGAGATTGAAAGAGGTAAAATTTTATGCTCAAGTATCTGTATTTTTTTTGTAAGTGTTTCAATATTGTCTTCTTTCAGAATTGACAATGCAGCTTGCATTATCAATGATCCACTATCTACCTCCTCTTCAACAAAATGTACTGAACAACCAGTTATTTTTGAACCATTTAATATAGAATCCTTTATCGCAGAACCACCTTTATATGCAGGAAGTAATGAAGGGTGAATATTTATAATCTTGTTCTTGAATTTATTAATAAAAAATGGAGTGACAATCTTCATCCACCCTGCCATAACAACAAGTTCAACATCGTGATTAATTAAATTATTTACAATTTCTAATTCAAATAGCTCTTTATTCGGAAAGTCATTGTCCCTTATTATTTTGTGAGGTATTTTTACACTTTTAGCTCTTTTTATACAACCTGCATCATCTTTGTTAGTAATGAGAACTGTTATATCTATATCTAATTCGCCTTTTTCTGAGAGATTAATTAACTCCTGAAAGTTAGTTCCTCTTCCAGAAGCAAGTACACCTATTTTTAATTTTGGTGAAAATTTTCTAAATTCAGATATCTCAGGCGAAATTATGTAATTAAATGATTTATCCAAGGTTTTTATCCAATGATAAATTCATATGAAATAAAATAAACCCTCTCATTTAATTATTTATATTCAAAAACATATTTATTTGAAAATATAAATTTAAACAATTTTAAATGAATCAAATCTATGTACTATGCGTATAGATATAATTAGTAAATAACTAAAGGAAACAAATATATAATATGAATGGAGATTTAAACTCATGGGATAAATTTTGTAATTATCTTTGGTTTGATAAAAAATTAAATATTTGGTTAGACATAAGCAAAATTAATTTCACAAATGAAGAAATAAAAAATTTAGAAGAGAAATTTGTAGATGTATTTTCATCAATAAAAGAATTAGAAAATGGTGCAATCTCAAATATTGATGAAAATAGACAAGTTGGACATTATTGGCTTAGAAATCCATCAATTTCACCATCTTCAAAAATAGGTGAGGAAATTAGCGCAGATATTGATTCAATCTCTGAATTTGGGAAACAAATTTTAAATGGAGATATTAAGAATAAGAATCAACAGAACTATACTGATGTTCTATGGATAGGAATTGGTGGAAGTGGTTTAGGACCATTACTTATTACAGAGTCACTGCAGAAGTGCTCTAGAGGCTTAAAATTTTCTTATATCGATAATGTTGATCCCTTTTTAATTAGCGAAAAGTTAGAAGAGTTATCTGAAAAATTATCCACAACATTATTTGTAGTAGTAAGCAAATCAGGTGGTACGCCTGAACCTAGAATTGCTATGGAAATTATTAAAAGTCATTGTGAAAATAATGCTCTTGAATGGAATTCTAATGCTATAGCTATAACGATGAAAGATAGTAAATTATTTAAAAAGGCCACTTCTGAAAATTGGTTGAAAATATTTAATTTGCAAGATTGGGTTGGAGGAAGAACAAGTATTACAAGCTCTGTGGGATTACTTCCATTAGCTCTTATTAATGAAAATATATTTGATTTCATTAGAGGTGCATCATTAATGGATGAGGCCACGCGTATAAGTGATTTTAAAAATAATCCCGCAGCATTATTGTCATCTGCTTGGTATTTAACTGGGGATGGCGTTGGGAAGAGAGATATGGTCGTATTACCATATAGAGATAGGTTACAGGTATTTAGTAAATATCTTCAGCAATTAGTAATGGAATCATTAGGAAAGAAATTTAATAGGAATGGTGAAGTAGTTAATCAAGGTATTTCCGTTTTTGGTAATAAAGGATCTACAGATCAGCATGCTTATGTTCAGCAACTGAGAGATGGTATTGATAATTTCTTTTGTATTTTTATTGAATTATTAGATTCTCCATCTACTAATATTTTTGATGAAAAAGAGAATCCAAAGGAATATCTTTCTGGTTTTTTGCAAGGAACCAGATCCGCACTCTCTAGTGAAGACAGACAAAGTATCACTATTACTTTAGAAAAGTTAAATTGTTTTTCACTAGGGGCCTTAATCGCTTTATTTGAGAGGGCTGTATCCTTCTACGCTGAATTGATAAATATAAATGCATATGATCAACCTGGAGTTGAAGCTGGAAAGAAAGCAGCTGCAAATATTATTGAGTATCAACAAAAAGTAAGTAATTTATTAGATGAAGGTGGAGAATATTCTATAAATGACATAACATCATTATTTGATAATTCAGTTAGTGAACCCATATTTTTTATACTCCGTGAAATGTGTTTCGGTAATGATAATTATCTAGTTAAGGGGGATTGGTCAAATCCAAATTCATTAGTTATTCAAAAAATAAATTCTTAAACAACAATATTCATAATTTTTCCTTTAACAATAATTATTTTTCTTATTTCCTTATCTTGAGTCCATTTTAAAATGTTAGGTCTTTTAAGAGTCAATTCTTTAATTTGATCATCACTCATATCATTATTAATATTTACTTTGTCTCTAACTTTTCCATTCACTTGTATTACTAGTTCATATGAATCTTCTTTTAGTGCCTCGGCATTAAATGAAGGCCAGTGTTCTAAATGTACAGATTTTTTAAATCCTATAAGATGCCATATTTCTTCTGCAATATGAGGTGCAAATGGAGCCAACAAAATACAAAATGTTTTTAAAGCATCAATTTTTAAATTATTGTTTACGTCATTAATGGAATTTGATAATGAATTATAAAACTTCATTAGTTCTGAAATCGCAGTATTAAATTGGTTATTTAATATGTCATTTGAAATTTCTTTTATAGCGATATTCATTGACTTTATTAAACTTTTTTCTTTATCTGGATAGGAATTAGATTTACTATTTATATCTTTTGCACAATTTATATAAAGCTTCCAAATCCTGCTTAGAAATCTAAATTGTCCTTCAACATCTGTATCTCCCCATTCCAAATCTTTTTCTGGTGGTGCTTTAAATAATATAAACATTCTTGCTGTATCTGCTCCATATTTTTTAATTACTGATTCAGGGTCTATTCCATTATATTTAGACTTAGACATCTTCTCGAAAAGAACTTCAAGTTTAGAATTGTCAATTGGATCTGTAGGATTTGATAAGTCAATAATATCGGAAGGAGAAACATATTTACCAGTTTTATTGTTTTTATAGGCTGCCGCCTGAACCATTCCTTGCGTTAATAGTTTTTTGAAAGGTTCATCTATTTCAAATAGTTCATTATCCCTCAAGGCTTTAGTGAAAAATCTTGCATATAACAAGTGCAATATTGCATGCTCTACCCCTCCAACATATTGATCTACAGGCAACCACTTATTGATTTCAATCTTTTCAAATGGCTTATTAGAACATTTTGAAGATGGATATCTTAAAAAATACCATGATGAACACATGAAAGTGTCCATAGTATCAGTTTCTTTTCTTGCCGCTATTCCACATTTTGGACATGTAGTATTTATCCAATTATTATTATCACCTAAAGCATTAATCTTGTTAGCCGAGATTTCTATATCTTTTGGTAAGGAAACAGGTAATTCCGATTGCTTTAATGGAACAGATCCACATTTTTTGCAATTTACTATGGGTATCGGACATCCCCAATATCTTTGTCTAGAGATTAACCAATCTCTTAGACGATATTGAATCTTATTTTCAGCCCATCCATTATTTACTCCCTCCTCTGGAATTTTTATTTTAGCAATAGTATTTTCTATGCCATTGTATTGATTTGAATTAACAAGATATCCTTTTTCTACATAAGCTTCTTCAAGCTCTTTATTTTGTTCACTTTTATCCTTTATTATTACCTGTTTAATATCAATATTATTTTTCTTAGCAAATTCAAAATCTCTTAGATCATGAGCAGGCACGCCCATAACAGCACCTGTACCGTATTCATCGAGAACATAACTTGCCACCCAAATAGGAATAGGTTCAGAATTAACTGGATTTATTGCTGTTAAGTTAATTTTTATTCCAAATTTTTCAAGTTCATTATTTTTATTATTTTTCAAATATTGTTTTAGATTTTCTATATCTCGTATTGTTTCTTGATCAGAAATATTTTTTACTAATGGATGATTAACAGAAATTGCTAAATAAGTAACTCCAAATAAAGTATCTGGTCTTGTTGTAAATACAGTAATTTTCTCTTCTGGATTGGTATTGATATTGAAATTAATATTTGTACCAATTGACTTTCCAATCCAATTATCTTGCATTATTTTTACTCTTTCTGGCCAGTTATCTAATTTTTCTAAATCCTTCAATAACTCATCTGCATAATTAGTAATTCTTAAAAACCATTGCTTTAATAATTTTTTTTCAACTACAGCCCCAGATCTCCAAGATTTACCATCTGAATCAACTTGTTCATTCGCTAGGACTGTATTATCTATAGGATCCCAATTAACTTCTGATTCTTTTTGATATACAAGCCCTGCCTTGTATAACTCTAAAAATAGATATTGAGTCCAAATATAATAATTTTCATCACATGTTGCAAATTCCCTATCCCAATCAACTGATAGTCCCAAAAGCTTTAATTGTGACTTCATATGAGAAATATTTTTTTTAGTCCAGACACTTGGACTAATTCCTCTTTCAATCGCAGCATTTTCAGCAGGCAAACCAAAAGCGTCCCAACCCATTGGATGTAAGACAGATTTACCCTTAAACCTTTGGAATCGAGCTATTAAGTCTGTAATAACATAATTCCTAACATGTCCCATATGAAGATTACCAGAAGGGTAGGGAAACATTGATAAGGCATAAAATTTATCGCTATTCTCAGTTAATTCATCGGTTTTGTATAAATTGTTTTCTGTCCATATTGACTGCCATTTTTTTTCTATTTCAGATGGATTATATAAATTGGTATCAGCCTCATATTGTTTATCTGGAGAAATCACTTAATTTTTATTTGTTAAATTATTATTTTAATATCCATTGTATAAAATAGAAATAGATTGTTAAAAGGAATAATTTATAATTAAAATTTAAAATATATGAATTACAAATGAAAAATATAACTTTTGAAAAATATCAAGGTAACGGAAATGATTTCGTAATAATAGATTCTAGAGGAAATGAATTCTATAAAAATTACAAGACAAATAAAATATTTGATATAAAAAAAATTTGCAACAGGCAATTTGGTGTTGGAGCAGATGGTGTGATTTTTATAGAAGAACCTAATGAAGATAATTATGCAAAAATGATAATTTTTAATTCTGATGGTTCTGAAGCACAAATGTGTGGAAACGGAATTAGGTGTTTAGTTGAGTATCTCCACGTAAATGATTCAATGAAAAATAAAAATATAGAATATAAAATTGAGACTAAAGCAGGTTTAAAAATTGCAAAATATATAAATGATGAAATTACAGTAAAAATGGGAGTTCCAATTTTAGAATGTGAAAATATTCCAACAACAATTGAAAAAAAAATAAATTCAATTCCTTCACACGAATTTATTGAGAAAGATTTTAATAATATGGGTTATGCCGTTGGAATGGGAAATCCTCATTTAATATTCTTTGTAAAAGACATAGAGTCAATTGTTCTTTCCAGACTTGGTCCTATATTTGAAAAAAATGAATTATTTCCTGAAAAAACTAATGTGCATTTTTGTCAAATTTTAAATAGAGATAATATCAAAGTAAAAGTATGGGAAAGGGGTGCAGGTCCAACCTTAGCTTGTGGAACAGGTGCCTGTGCTATCCATGTGGCAGCTTATAAATTAGGCCTTTGTAGTTCACAAACCATAGTAACCTTACCAGGAGGTAATCTTAAAATTGATTGGTCAAAAGACGATTGTGAAGTAATGATGACCGGTAATGCTAAAAAGGTTTTCTCAGGATCAATGTTAGTAAATTAATGGAAAATAATTTTATCTATTTAGATAATGCATCCACAACTCCGTTATCTGAGAATGTTTTAAATATAATTAATTCAACTTATAGGAATTATTGGCATAACCCTTCATCTACATATGAGCTAGGGATAAAATGCTCTACTTATCTTGAAAAAATTAGATCTAAAATTGCTTATATATTTGAAGCAGATCCAGAGGATATAATTTTTACCTCTGGTTCTTCGGAATCGACAAATATTGTATTTAATAATATCTATGAGAAATTTAAAAATGGTAGGGTTGTTATTTCAAATGTTGAACATCAAGCAACAACTATTTGTGCTAATAAACTAAGAAAACAAAATTGGACTATTTACGAATGGCCGGTAAATAATGATGGAATTTTAAATATTTCTGATATCAAAAAATTTTTAAACAATTATACTAAGCTTGTATCAATTATTTGGGGTCAAAGTGAAATTGGGACAATACAACCTGTCCAATTTATTGGTTCCAAATGTGAAGAATTAAATATAATGTTTCATTTAGATGGAACTCAAATATTAAGTAATGGAATATTCAGTTGGAAAGATCTTAAATGTGATTTTTTAAGTTTATCCGCTCATAAATTTGGAGGTCCAAAAGGGATCGGTATTCTTTTAACAAAAGAAAAGTCTAGACAAATTTTAAAAAATAATGACATATCAGTTACTCAGGAATTTTCAATTAGACAAGGTACACAAGCTTTGCCATTAATCGCTGGAATGTATGAATCATTAAAGAATATTGAAGGAAAAATAAAATTATATGATTACATAACTGAATTTCCTTCTAATAATATTAATAAACTTAAAAATTATTTTTTTCAAAAAATTAAAGATAATAATCATATAAAGATTACGGGTAGTATTAACCATAGACTTCCCAGTCATATTTCTTTTTTACTATTAAATAAACTATTTGAGCCTATAAAGGCCTATAAGATTGTTAATTTCATGTCAGAAAATAAAATAGCCATAAGTAGTGGCAGTGCTTGTTCAAGCTCATCTGGGAAACCTAGCTCAACACTTAAAAATATTGGTTTAAAAGATGATGAACTATATTCAAATATTCGTGTTACTTTAGGTTCAATAAATAATAAGTCAGAAATAGATAAATTTTTAGAACTTATTCAAATATGTATTGACAAATTTTAATGGAAACCAATTACAGACTACCTAAAGATTTAAATGAATCTCTTAAGAATATGGAGGATGCAATTATTCCAAGTTTATTAGATTCAAATAAAAGATTTACTATAGAATTTAATTTTGAAGGGTTGAAGTTTAACAGAATTGGAATAACTATCTACAAGATATTGTCTAAAAATAATAATGTATTCATAACATTTGCTGATCAAGGTGCTGTGGCATTGGCTCAAAGAGACTATCCCGATATCAAAGATAAAATCTTTACTTTTAAATCATTTAATGAATCAAATAATATAAATAATATTGATAGTGTAATGATATCGATACTACCTCAGCCATATGATTTCGATTCATTTGAACCAATGTCTGATAATTATCAAGGTACGCATTATTCATTAAATCCAAAATTTGAAGATGCGAATATTGGTATAGGAAGTGTTATTAGAGAGCGACGTAAACACTTTGTCAAAACATGGAAAAATATTTATTTTCTGCAGCCTTTAAATAAAGCTGCTCTTATGCATATTTATCCAAATAACTGGTTGCTTTTCAAAGAAGAAAATAAAAGGTATTTTTTTAAAAAAGAATTTGAAATTAAACCCGACAATGAATCTATTTTTGTAAATTTATAGATTGATTGTGATAAAAAAAATATATTCTTTTTTCTTTATTGTTCTTATATTAGTAACATCTCCATTCTTAATAAGATATTTACTAACAAAACAGAAAATAACTATTTTAAATAGTATTTATTTTAATTTCCCGGGAATAATTAATAAAAACAAAATATGTCCTTCTTATGATGCTTTATTGAATCAAACGCTTGATGATTCTTTTAGTGTATCAATTATTAATAATAATGGAGAAATAATAAGTTCCTACAATGAGGATGTTCCAAGGTTGCCGGCATCTAACCAAAAATTATTCTCATCAGCTTATGTTTTAAGTAAATATAAATTAAATAATAATTTAAAAACTTCCTTATATAAAAATAAAAGCGATTATTATTTACACGGTCAAGGTGATCCAGATCTTAATTATGAACATATAATCGAACTAATTTCAAATGTTAAAGAAAATAAAATTATTAACTTTAAAATTGTAGAAATTGATTCAAAATTATATTGGCCTAATGGTTGGACAAATACTGATAAACTTTACGAATATGGATCTCCAATTACATCTCTTGCAATAGAAAGTAATTACAATAAATATTATGATATTTATGCATTAAAAAATTTTATTGAAAATTATTTAAAAAATAAATTTCCAAATTCAAAAATAAATATAGATTTTTTTGATTCAGAAAAAACTTTTTATTTAAAAAATATTAAAGAGATAAATAAAGTATATTCAACTCCAATTCTTTCATTATTAACTCTAACAAATTCTGAAAGCCATAATTTTACGGCTGAATCTCTTTTTAAAAATGCCTCAAATACATGGAACGATAATAACTATATAAAATTGAAAAGATGGCTTGAAAATAAAGGCCTCCCAGTAACTAATGCATACTTTGCAGATGCTAGTGGTTTGTCTCGAAAAAATAAAATTACAACAAAGTTAGTTGTATTGTTTTTAGATAAAATGAGATATTCTAATGATTTTAATGCTTATCAATCTACACTTTCAATTACGGGAGTGAGAGGAACGTTAGCCAAAAGATTTGTAAATAGTGAATTGTCTGGAAAGTTTTTTGGCAAAACTGGGACTCTTTCGAATGTCTTTGCATTATCTGGCTTTTTATATAAAAATGATAAGCCAATAATTATTAGCATTATCCAAAATTCTAATAAAATTGATAAAGAAAAAGCTTTTAATTTATTACGTGATCTTTATTACTTGAGATCCTGTTAAAAAAATATTATTTAAAATAG from Prochlorococcus marinus XMU1402 includes the following:
- the argC gene encoding N-acetyl-gamma-glutamyl-phosphate reductase, translating into MNVAIVGATGYGGIQAVNLLKKNKKYKITFLGGNKTSGSKWNDNFPFIYLDNDPHIEEISVDNISKNADIALLCLPSGLSSTLTRKLLDRGVKVIDLSADYRYKSLDEWKKVYTKEAAIYKRNDDDLCKEAVYGLPEINKESISKGRLIACPGCYPTSALIPLVPYLSQGIIDNEGIVIDSKSGTSGGGREPNQKLLLSECGEGLSAYGLINHRHTSEIEQLASLVSGNKIEVLFTPHLVPITRGMHSTIYGRLRDPGLTSDDCRILLDNYYRNFKNIKVLPVDTYPSTKWVKNTNKIFLSVKVDIRNGRIIILSVIDNLLKGQTGQAIQNLNIMSGFSMDDGLDLTNNFP
- the purN gene encoding phosphoribosylglycinamide formyltransferase, whose protein sequence is MDKSFNYIISPEISEFRKFSPKLKIGVLASGRGTNFQELINLSEKGELDIDITVLITNKDDAGCIKRAKSVKIPHKIIRDNDFPNKELFELEIVNNLINHDVELVVMAGWMKIVTPFFINKFKNKIINIHPSLLPAYKGGSAIKDSILNGSKITGCSVHFVEEEVDSGSLIMQAALSILKEDNIETLTKKIQILEHKILPLSISHAGFLIRSNSMENY
- a CDS encoding glucose-6-phosphate isomerase, which gives rise to MNGDLNSWDKFCNYLWFDKKLNIWLDISKINFTNEEIKNLEEKFVDVFSSIKELENGAISNIDENRQVGHYWLRNPSISPSSKIGEEISADIDSISEFGKQILNGDIKNKNQQNYTDVLWIGIGGSGLGPLLITESLQKCSRGLKFSYIDNVDPFLISEKLEELSEKLSTTLFVVVSKSGGTPEPRIAMEIIKSHCENNALEWNSNAIAITMKDSKLFKKATSENWLKIFNLQDWVGGRTSITSSVGLLPLALINENIFDFIRGASLMDEATRISDFKNNPAALLSSAWYLTGDGVGKRDMVVLPYRDRLQVFSKYLQQLVMESLGKKFNRNGEVVNQGISVFGNKGSTDQHAYVQQLRDGIDNFFCIFIELLDSPSTNIFDEKENPKEYLSGFLQGTRSALSSEDRQSITITLEKLNCFSLGALIALFERAVSFYAELININAYDQPGVEAGKKAAANIIEYQQKVSNLLDEGGEYSINDITSLFDNSVSEPIFFILREMCFGNDNYLVKGDWSNPNSLVIQKINS
- the leuS gene encoding leucine--tRNA ligase: MISPDKQYEADTNLYNPSEIEKKWQSIWTENNLYKTDELTENSDKFYALSMFPYPSGNLHMGHVRNYVITDLIARFQRFKGKSVLHPMGWDAFGLPAENAAIERGISPSVWTKKNISHMKSQLKLLGLSVDWDREFATCDENYYIWTQYLFLELYKAGLVYQKESEVNWDPIDNTVLANEQVDSDGKSWRSGAVVEKKLLKQWFLRITNYADELLKDLEKLDNWPERVKIMQDNWIGKSIGTNINFNINTNPEEKITVFTTRPDTLFGVTYLAISVNHPLVKNISDQETIRDIENLKQYLKNNKNNELEKFGIKINLTAINPVNSEPIPIWVASYVLDEYGTGAVMGVPAHDLRDFEFAKKNNIDIKQVIIKDKSEQNKELEEAYVEKGYLVNSNQYNGIENTIAKIKIPEEGVNNGWAENKIQYRLRDWLISRQRYWGCPIPIVNCKKCGSVPLKQSELPVSLPKDIEISANKINALGDNNNWINTTCPKCGIAARKETDTMDTFMCSSWYFLRYPSSKCSNKPFEKIEINKWLPVDQYVGGVEHAILHLLYARFFTKALRDNELFEIDEPFKKLLTQGMVQAAAYKNNKTGKYVSPSDIIDLSNPTDPIDNSKLEVLFEKMSKSKYNGIDPESVIKKYGADTARMFILFKAPPEKDLEWGDTDVEGQFRFLSRIWKLYINCAKDINSKSNSYPDKEKSLIKSMNIAIKEISNDILNNQFNTAISELMKFYNSLSNSINDVNNNLKIDALKTFCILLAPFAPHIAEEIWHLIGFKKSVHLEHWPSFNAEALKEDSYELVIQVNGKVRDKVNINNDMSDDQIKELTLKRPNILKWTQDKEIRKIIIVKGKIMNIVV
- the dapF gene encoding diaminopimelate epimerase, with translation MKNITFEKYQGNGNDFVIIDSRGNEFYKNYKTNKIFDIKKICNRQFGVGADGVIFIEEPNEDNYAKMIIFNSDGSEAQMCGNGIRCLVEYLHVNDSMKNKNIEYKIETKAGLKIAKYINDEITVKMGVPILECENIPTTIEKKINSIPSHEFIEKDFNNMGYAVGMGNPHLIFFVKDIESIVLSRLGPIFEKNELFPEKTNVHFCQILNRDNIKVKVWERGAGPTLACGTGACAIHVAAYKLGLCSSQTIVTLPGGNLKIDWSKDDCEVMMTGNAKKVFSGSMLVN
- a CDS encoding cysteine desulfurase family protein → MENNFIYLDNASTTPLSENVLNIINSTYRNYWHNPSSTYELGIKCSTYLEKIRSKIAYIFEADPEDIIFTSGSSESTNIVFNNIYEKFKNGRVVISNVEHQATTICANKLRKQNWTIYEWPVNNDGILNISDIKKFLNNYTKLVSIIWGQSEIGTIQPVQFIGSKCEELNIMFHLDGTQILSNGIFSWKDLKCDFLSLSAHKFGGPKGIGILLTKEKSRQILKNNDISVTQEFSIRQGTQALPLIAGMYESLKNIEGKIKLYDYITEFPSNNINKLKNYFFQKIKDNNHIKITGSINHRLPSHISFLLLNKLFEPIKAYKIVNFMSENKIAISSGSACSSSSGKPSSTLKNIGLKDDELYSNIRVTLGSINNKSEIDKFLELIQICIDKF
- a CDS encoding DUF1995 family protein, producing the protein METNYRLPKDLNESLKNMEDAIIPSLLDSNKRFTIEFNFEGLKFNRIGITIYKILSKNNNVFITFADQGAVALAQRDYPDIKDKIFTFKSFNESNNINNIDSVMISILPQPYDFDSFEPMSDNYQGTHYSLNPKFEDANIGIGSVIRERRKHFVKTWKNIYFLQPLNKAALMHIYPNNWLLFKEENKRYFFKKEFEIKPDNESIFVNL
- a CDS encoding D-alanyl-D-alanine carboxypeptidase — protein: MIKKIYSFFFIVLILVTSPFLIRYLLTKQKITILNSIYFNFPGIINKNKICPSYDALLNQTLDDSFSVSIINNNGEIISSYNEDVPRLPASNQKLFSSAYVLSKYKLNNNLKTSLYKNKSDYYLHGQGDPDLNYEHIIELISNVKENKIINFKIVEIDSKLYWPNGWTNTDKLYEYGSPITSLAIESNYNKYYDIYALKNFIENYLKNKFPNSKINIDFFDSEKTFYLKNIKEINKVYSTPILSLLTLTNSESHNFTAESLFKNASNTWNDNNYIKLKRWLENKGLPVTNAYFADASGLSRKNKITTKLVVLFLDKMRYSNDFNAYQSTLSITGVRGTLAKRFVNSELSGKFFGKTGTLSNVFALSGFLYKNDKPIIISIIQNSNKIDKEKAFNLLRDLYYLRSC